The following are encoded in a window of Legionella geestiana genomic DNA:
- a CDS encoding YgaP family membrane protein, giving the protein MAITCNIDKSERTNRMVIGALMIIAALLGAGWRFLLILGIVMVVEGAIGWCSIPIIMAKLREKMGGGSKE; this is encoded by the coding sequence ATGGCCATAACCTGCAACATTGACAAATCCGAACGCACCAACCGCATGGTGATTGGTGCCCTGATGATTATTGCCGCACTGCTTGGTGCCGGATGGCGTTTTTTGCTGATTCTTGGCATCGTGATGGTGGTTGAAGGCGCAATTGGCTGGTGCTCGATTCCCATTATCATGGCAAAACTGCGCGAAAAAATGGGCGGCGGCTCTAAAGAATAA
- a CDS encoding ABC transporter permease, translated as MRFDETGSVYHCEGDWTVLLLDGFTENFHRETLPESAALVIDGAQLGLFDSAGALALAQCVNLLKEKGNTVTFQGFSKTHEALINLVDVRTDVLTPPPPRPTKPFLWRVGAETVSKLDQADGFIMLIGDMTTRLAEALGNWRRFRIPSIASNVYSTGVQALPILALLSFLIGVVLAYQMGLQLQTYGANIFIAYLSGLAIFREFSPLITAIIVAGRTSSAFTAQIGSMKINEEVDALETMGLSPVELLVLPKVLGLLLVFPLLIFWSDMFSLAGAAIMSKWMLSVGYIDFMERLRASVGLEQLMLGLYKAPAFALIIALVGCFQGFRVEANADSIGSQTTRSVVQALFLIIIADAVYSIIYSWMDL; from the coding sequence ATGCGTTTCGATGAAACGGGCAGTGTTTACCATTGCGAGGGTGACTGGACGGTCCTGCTGCTGGATGGCTTTACCGAAAACTTTCACCGCGAGACCTTGCCGGAGTCTGCCGCGCTTGTTATCGATGGTGCTCAGCTTGGCCTCTTTGACAGTGCCGGTGCGCTGGCACTTGCGCAATGTGTCAATCTCCTGAAAGAGAAGGGCAACACCGTTACCTTTCAGGGTTTTTCCAAAACGCATGAAGCTTTGATAAACCTTGTTGATGTCCGCACGGACGTCCTCACGCCTCCGCCGCCAAGACCCACAAAACCTTTTTTATGGCGGGTGGGCGCAGAAACTGTCAGCAAGCTCGACCAGGCCGATGGCTTTATCATGCTTATCGGTGACATGACCACACGCCTTGCCGAAGCACTTGGCAACTGGCGGCGTTTTCGCATACCCTCCATTGCGTCCAATGTATACTCAACCGGCGTGCAGGCCCTGCCGATTCTTGCGCTTCTGTCCTTTCTTATTGGTGTGGTACTTGCCTACCAGATGGGCCTGCAGCTGCAGACCTATGGGGCAAATATCTTCATCGCCTATCTGTCGGGCCTTGCCATATTTCGCGAGTTCTCGCCACTTATCACGGCAATTATTGTTGCCGGGCGCACCAGTTCCGCATTTACCGCACAGATTGGCAGCATGAAAATTAATGAAGAAGTGGATGCTCTTGAAACCATGGGCTTATCGCCTGTGGAATTACTGGTGTTACCGAAGGTACTGGGTTTACTGCTCGTCTTTCCGCTCTTGATTTTCTGGTCTGACATGTTCAGCCTTGCAGGGGCTGCGATTATGTCAAAATGGATGCTCAGTGTCGGTTATATCGACTTTATGGAGCGTCTGCGTGCGTCTGTAGGACTGGAACAACTTATGCTGGGCTTGTATAAAGCGCCCGCATTCGCGCTTATTATCGCGCTGGTAGGGTGTTTTCAGGGGTTTCGCGTTGAGGCCAATGCCGACAGTATCGGCAGCCAGACGACACGCAGCGTGGTGCAGGCGCTGTTTCTGATTATTATCGCGGATGCGGTGTATTCCATCATTTACAGCTGGATGGATTTGTAA
- a CDS encoding MlaD family protein, which translates to MEAKINYTVVGATVLILAAALLSFGLWLSVGFDQKKHSTYAVYLHEAVSGLSEDSPVKFNGVQVGYVSEIQLNRHDPRQVKLLLSIEDGTPITISTSATLITQGLTGTTYVGLSASSSVLTPIEVIPGEKYPIIPARPSLFNQLDKVLKEASTNFADVSKGILRVFDKKNAENIHDLIANLEKVSAVFAQKSAEIDKTLVNVDVFMKNMASVSEGLPQIMRDLRAGIQTIRDTSDVFKAAGEEATRTMRSGKQTLDKISEQTIPPFIQLVHRLDAIAANLEKVSDAMRQNPSVVWRGTKPPAPGPGE; encoded by the coding sequence TTGGAAGCGAAAATTAACTACACCGTTGTGGGAGCTACCGTACTGATTCTCGCAGCGGCTCTCTTAAGTTTTGGTCTGTGGCTCTCGGTGGGTTTTGACCAGAAAAAGCATTCCACCTATGCCGTATACCTTCATGAGGCGGTATCAGGGTTGAGCGAAGACTCGCCGGTGAAATTTAACGGCGTGCAGGTGGGGTATGTGAGTGAAATCCAGCTGAACCGCCATGACCCGCGTCAGGTTAAACTGCTCTTAAGCATCGAAGATGGTACGCCCATCACCATCAGTACCAGTGCCACCCTGATTACGCAGGGGCTTACCGGAACTACCTATGTAGGGCTTTCCGCAAGTTCTTCGGTGCTGACGCCCATCGAAGTTATTCCCGGGGAAAAATACCCCATCATTCCGGCAAGACCTTCGCTTTTTAATCAGCTCGATAAAGTACTCAAGGAAGCCTCAACCAATTTTGCCGATGTCAGCAAAGGCATTTTGCGGGTTTTTGATAAAAAAAATGCGGAAAATATTCATGACCTGATTGCCAATCTGGAAAAAGTCAGCGCGGTCTTTGCTCAAAAGAGCGCAGAAATTGATAAAACGCTCGTGAATGTTGATGTATTCATGAAAAACATGGCCAGTGTCAGTGAGGGGCTGCCACAAATCATGCGCGACCTGCGCGCCGGCATTCAGACCATACGTGATACGTCTGATGTCTTTAAAGCCGCGGGTGAAGAAGCGACCCGCACCATGCGCTCGGGCAAACAGACGCTTGATAAAATCTCAGAACAGACCATCCCGCCCTTTATACAGCTGGTGCATCGTCTTGATGCCATTGCCGCGAACCTTGAAAAGGTCAGTGACGCCATGCGCCAGAATCCGTCCGTGGTGTGGCGCGGTACGAAACCCCCCGCACCTGGACCTGGAGAATAA
- the queE gene encoding 7-carboxy-7-deazaguanine synthase QueE, whose amino-acid sequence MVLRITEIFHSLQGESTTVGLPTVFVRLTGCPLRCGYCDTAYAFKGGTRLTLQDILDKVRSYGCMRVCVTGGEPLAQPGCIDLLRLLCDEGFAVSLETSGALDIAEVDPRVLVVMDLKTPDSGECAKNRMENLAVLKPSDQIKFVLCSRADYEWARACLKEHTLETRFHVLFSPSWNELNPAMLAEWILEDRLSVRFQLQLHKILWNDAAGR is encoded by the coding sequence ATGGTGTTGCGCATTACCGAAATTTTTCATTCTCTGCAGGGCGAATCTACCACCGTGGGCTTGCCGACGGTGTTTGTGCGTCTCACAGGTTGCCCGCTGCGCTGTGGTTATTGCGATACCGCCTATGCGTTCAAAGGCGGTACGCGTCTTACGCTTCAGGATATTCTCGATAAAGTGCGCTCATATGGCTGCATGCGGGTATGTGTAACCGGTGGCGAGCCGCTCGCGCAGCCCGGATGCATAGATCTTTTGCGCCTGTTGTGTGATGAGGGCTTTGCGGTTTCGCTTGAAACGAGCGGCGCGCTCGATATTGCAGAGGTTGACCCGCGGGTGCTCGTAGTAATGGACCTTAAAACTCCGGATTCAGGTGAGTGCGCTAAAAATCGCATGGAAAATCTCGCGGTTTTAAAGCCATCCGATCAGATTAAATTTGTGTTGTGCTCGCGGGCAGATTACGAATGGGCGCGCGCCTGCTTGAAAGAACATACGCTTGAAACCCGTTTTCATGTCCTCTTTTCCCCTTCATGGAATGAACTTAATCCGGCGATGCTCGCCGAGTGGATTCTCGAGGATAGATTATCCGTGCGCTTCCAGCTGCAATTGCATAAAATTTTATGGAATGATGCTGCCGGGCGTTAG
- a CDS encoding ABC-type transport auxiliary lipoprotein family protein, producing the protein MRHHRILFIPLVCMLVSACSPVKLPQTTEYRLFAFGSDARGPARAASSVLVSQPDAVAGYQTSQMLYVNKPYTLSAFAHNAWVSPPADMLFPLIVQSLQKSGQFYAVASTPYAPAADYRLDTQLLRLEQNFLQKPSVIELSVKVVLTRTLDNKVLASRILSIHEPAHAPTPLGGAEAANRATVALTTQITRFVLENTQNSRPLAK; encoded by the coding sequence ATGCGCCATCACCGAATCCTTTTTATTCCGCTCGTTTGCATGCTCGTAAGTGCATGCTCACCGGTTAAACTGCCACAAACCACCGAATACCGCCTGTTTGCATTTGGCAGTGATGCGCGAGGCCCTGCACGTGCGGCGAGCTCTGTTCTTGTCAGTCAGCCGGATGCAGTGGCGGGATATCAGACATCACAAATGCTCTATGTGAACAAACCCTATACCCTGAGTGCTTTTGCACACAATGCCTGGGTCAGTCCGCCTGCGGACATGCTGTTCCCGCTCATCGTGCAAAGTCTTCAGAAAAGCGGACAGTTTTATGCGGTCGCCTCCACGCCTTACGCGCCGGCGGCAGACTATCGCCTTGATACCCAGTTGCTGCGATTAGAACAGAACTTCCTGCAAAAACCCTCTGTCATTGAGCTGTCGGTGAAAGTGGTGCTGACGCGCACCCTTGATAATAAGGTCCTTGCCTCGCGCATTCTCAGCATCCACGAACCTGCACATGCCCCCACACCACTTGGAGGGGCAGAAGCCGCCAACCGGGCAACCGTGGCGCTGACAACGCAAATAACACGGTTTGTCCTCGAAAACACGCAAAACAGCAGGCCTCTGGCCAAATAA
- a CDS encoding diphosphomevalonate/mevalonate 3,5-bisphosphate decarboxylase family protein, producing the protein MQWFAQAPSNIALIKYMGKSDEAHNLPANPSLSWTLKHLVTSVSLENIPGRKDRWEPLETPGSAPFTLSKSAQARFLEHLLRMKTHFGYEGAFVVRSSNNFPQGCGLASSASSFAALTRCSVEALCELTGQETPSVEVQAALSREGSGSSCRSFFSPWALWRDETVCAMDFPCGELFHQVLVLSHEEKAVSSSEAHRRILTSPLYAGRTQRAEDNLKTLIAALEHNDWAVAAQITWREFHDMHSLFETAAEPFTYRTPEVRNFLNQLETHWQDTGDGPIVTMDAGPNIHLLYRPDQMGLARALMQDKWLGNCDVL; encoded by the coding sequence ATGCAATGGTTCGCACAGGCGCCTTCCAATATTGCGCTGATAAAATACATGGGAAAGTCTGATGAAGCCCATAATCTGCCGGCTAATCCGTCGCTTTCCTGGACCCTGAAGCACCTTGTGACCAGTGTGTCGCTTGAAAACATTCCGGGCCGAAAGGACCGCTGGGAGCCGCTGGAAACCCCCGGCAGCGCACCTTTTACGCTTTCGAAATCCGCTCAGGCGCGGTTTCTTGAGCACTTGTTGCGCATGAAAACCCATTTTGGGTATGAGGGTGCGTTTGTGGTGCGTTCCAGCAATAATTTCCCCCAGGGCTGCGGACTGGCGAGCTCTGCCTCAAGCTTTGCGGCATTAACACGGTGCAGCGTTGAGGCCCTCTGCGAACTCACCGGACAGGAGACGCCTTCTGTTGAGGTGCAGGCGGCGCTCAGTCGTGAAGGCTCTGGCTCCTCCTGCCGTTCATTCTTCAGCCCGTGGGCGCTCTGGCGTGACGAGACGGTGTGTGCCATGGATTTTCCCTGTGGTGAACTTTTCCATCAGGTGCTCGTGCTCAGCCACGAAGAGAAAGCGGTATCCTCCAGTGAGGCGCATCGGCGTATTCTTACAAGTCCGCTGTATGCGGGGCGCACACAACGCGCTGAGGACAACCTCAAAACCCTCATTGCAGCCCTTGAGCATAATGACTGGGCAGTGGCCGCGCAGATTACGTGGCGTGAATTTCATGACATGCATTCGCTTTTTGAAACAGCCGCGGAGCCATTTACCTACCGCACGCCAGAGGTTCGAAACTTTCTGAATCAGCTCGAAACGCACTGGCAGGATACCGGCGATGGTCCTATCGTCACCATGGACGCAGGCCCCAATATTCATCTTCTTTATCGACCTGATCAGATGGGCCTTGCGCGCGCCCTGATGCAGGATAAATGGCTTGGAAACTGTGATGTCCTGTGA
- the serS gene encoding serine--tRNA ligase translates to MLDIQMLRENPHEVAAQLARRGFVFDVDAFLALESERKRLQVATQTLQNTRNSRSKAIGEARARGEDIEPMRAEVGRLGAELDAHRSSLDAVLADMEALIMSLPNIPHPGVPMGKDETENVEIRRFGVPRTFDFTPKPHDVLGDALGQMDFAAAVKISGARFVVLKGELARLQRALTQFMLDVHTREHGYEEVYVPYIVNGDSLRGTGQLPKFEEDLFKLTGDSEYYLASTSEIPVTNIVRDTILSSAELPIKRVCHSPCFRSEAGSYGKDTRGLIRQHQFEKVELVWVTTPETSWDAHEQLIRDAETILQRLELPYRVVTLCTGDLGFSSAKTCDLEVWLPGQNAYREISSCSNMEAFQARRMKARYRTHAEEDTKLVHTLNGSGLAVGRTLVAILENGQDAEGNIHLPAALHPYMGGQTVIRCSR, encoded by the coding sequence ATGCTTGACATTCAGATGTTGCGTGAAAACCCCCATGAAGTCGCGGCTCAGCTTGCCCGGCGCGGGTTTGTCTTTGATGTGGATGCGTTTCTGGCGCTGGAGTCAGAGCGCAAGCGCCTGCAGGTAGCGACACAAACGCTGCAAAATACGCGCAATTCCCGCTCCAAAGCCATTGGCGAGGCGCGCGCGCGGGGTGAGGATATCGAGCCGATGCGTGCCGAAGTCGGACGGCTTGGCGCAGAGCTGGACGCGCACCGTTCGAGCCTTGATGCGGTCCTTGCCGACATGGAGGCTCTGATAATGAGCCTGCCAAACATCCCGCACCCGGGCGTGCCGATGGGCAAGGACGAGACTGAAAACGTGGAAATCCGCCGCTTCGGGGTTCCACGTACCTTTGATTTTACGCCCAAACCCCACGATGTACTGGGGGACGCGCTGGGACAGATGGATTTTGCCGCGGCAGTCAAAATCAGTGGAGCGCGCTTTGTGGTCTTAAAGGGCGAACTGGCTCGCCTGCAGCGTGCGCTGACGCAGTTCATGCTCGATGTTCATACGCGTGAACATGGCTATGAAGAAGTGTATGTACCCTATATCGTAAACGGCGACAGCCTGCGCGGCACCGGACAGCTGCCAAAATTTGAAGAAGACCTCTTTAAGCTTACCGGTGATTCTGAATACTATCTTGCTTCAACGTCTGAAATTCCTGTCACCAACATTGTGCGCGATACCATATTATCGAGTGCAGAGCTTCCCATAAAACGCGTCTGCCATTCACCGTGTTTTCGCAGTGAAGCAGGCTCTTATGGCAAGGACACCCGCGGTCTGATTCGCCAGCACCAGTTTGAAAAAGTTGAACTGGTCTGGGTGACCACACCGGAAACCTCCTGGGACGCACATGAGCAGCTGATTCGTGATGCAGAAACCATTCTGCAGCGTCTTGAGCTTCCTTATCGCGTGGTGACGTTATGTACGGGCGATCTTGGTTTTTCGTCTGCCAAAACCTGTGACCTTGAGGTCTGGCTGCCGGGGCAGAATGCGTATCGCGAAATTTCTTCCTGCAGCAACATGGAAGCGTTTCAAGCGCGGCGCATGAAGGCGCGTTATCGCACGCATGCCGAAGAAGACACTAAACTCGTGCACACGCTCAATGGCTCAGGCCTTGCCGTAGGGCGCACGCTCGTTGCCATTCTTGAAAATGGTCAGGATGCCGAAGGAAATATTCACCTGCCGGCGGCACTCCATCCCTATATGGGGGGACAGACGGTGATTCGCTGCTCCCGATGA
- the ybgF gene encoding tol-pal system protein YbgF: protein MKAGFTPLTRALLCLSLSWSAFAEAPVVDDSENFALMENNQAAYARPLTAAADDDTADVTETPIARDTGADALTRDNAALINKIQGLQQELQELRGQLEVQAHDLKRLQEQQLSFYKDLDARLRMPSASTSPTDTSPKAAALPEADRAKIAALPAVAPTGVMTEQQSYLAAYELVKNRRFTEALNAMQAFTERYPSGEYTANAEYWLGELYLVKEAWPQAMQHFETVITRFPTSSKVSASMLKMGYALAASGDKAHARERLQQVVSQFPDTQAALLASERLETLKAG from the coding sequence ATGAAAGCGGGATTCACTCCACTCACGCGCGCACTTCTTTGCCTGTCGCTGTCATGGAGCGCCTTTGCCGAGGCGCCTGTGGTGGATGACAGCGAGAACTTCGCGCTGATGGAAAACAACCAGGCCGCGTACGCGCGGCCATTGACGGCCGCTGCTGACGATGACACCGCTGACGTGACCGAAACGCCGATAGCGAGAGATACGGGCGCGGATGCGCTTACGCGAGACAATGCAGCGCTTATCAACAAAATCCAAGGTCTGCAGCAGGAACTTCAGGAGTTGCGGGGGCAACTCGAAGTACAGGCGCATGATTTGAAACGCCTGCAGGAGCAGCAGCTTTCTTTTTACAAGGATTTAGATGCAAGGCTGCGCATGCCGTCTGCCAGTACCTCTCCAACGGACACTTCTCCTAAAGCTGCCGCACTTCCAGAGGCGGACAGGGCGAAAATCGCGGCACTCCCCGCAGTCGCACCAACGGGTGTGATGACCGAACAGCAGAGCTACCTCGCTGCCTATGAACTCGTGAAAAACCGCCGTTTTACTGAAGCACTTAATGCCATGCAGGCTTTTACCGAGCGCTACCCTTCGGGCGAATATACGGCCAACGCAGAATACTGGCTGGGCGAGCTCTATCTCGTGAAGGAAGCCTGGCCACAGGCGATGCAGCACTTTGAAACGGTGATTACCCGTTTCCCGACCTCCAGCAAGGTCTCGGCCAGCATGTTAAAGATGGGCTATGCACTGGCCGCTTCAGGCGATAAGGCGCACGCGCGTGAACGTCTGCAGCAGGTGGTTTCACAGTTCCCTGACACTCAGGCGGCTCTCCTTGCCAGCGAACGCCTCGAAACCCTCAAAGCCGGATAG
- the pal gene encoding peptidoglycan-associated lipoprotein Pal translates to MKATVFAKWGMMCAGAVLLAACSKSPGSAGGMGMNGADAMARGLGQMSRFAGQEPGESYTTQAPHNQVYLFSYDDSTLNSKYLPSLNAQADYLRTHPGARVLIAGHTDERGSREYNIALGERRANTVAEILRMAGVDANQMRVVSYGKERPANFGHDEASHLQNRRAEFTYEATR, encoded by the coding sequence ATGAAAGCCACAGTATTTGCCAAGTGGGGTATGATGTGTGCAGGCGCGGTCCTGCTTGCTGCCTGTTCCAAATCACCCGGCAGCGCCGGCGGCATGGGCATGAACGGTGCTGATGCCATGGCACGCGGCCTCGGTCAGATGAGTCGCTTTGCCGGTCAGGAGCCAGGCGAGTCCTACACCACGCAGGCGCCCCATAATCAGGTCTACCTTTTCTCTTACGATGACAGCACGCTGAACAGCAAATACCTGCCATCGCTCAATGCTCAGGCGGATTACCTGCGTACCCATCCCGGCGCGCGCGTGCTGATTGCCGGACACACTGACGAGCGCGGCAGCCGCGAGTACAACATCGCACTTGGCGAGCGTCGTGCCAACACGGTCGCAGAAATTCTGCGCATGGCCGGTGTTGATGCCAATCAGATGCGAGTCGTGAGCTACGGTAAGGAGCGTCCCGCCAACTTCGGCCATGATGAAGCTTCACACCTGCAAAACCGCCGTGCGGAATTCACCTATGAGGCTACCCGATGA
- a CDS encoding DUF190 domain-containing protein, which yields MTQVRMVRVYLSEDAPVLKALYEHLHVSGVRGATLFRGIRGFGHTGIEREASLLDMHFHLPVVLEFFDTPERVDAVLAAFPETIEAGRMVQWLAQVNEE from the coding sequence ATGACACAGGTTCGGATGGTGCGTGTGTATCTCAGCGAAGACGCGCCCGTACTTAAGGCGCTTTATGAGCACCTGCACGTGTCAGGGGTGCGTGGTGCCACACTCTTTCGCGGCATCAGGGGATTTGGACATACGGGCATAGAGCGCGAAGCATCGTTGCTGGATATGCATTTTCACCTGCCGGTTGTGCTCGAATTTTTTGATACCCCCGAGCGGGTGGATGCGGTACTCGCGGCCTTTCCCGAAACCATTGAGGCAGGGCGTATGGTGCAGTGGCTGGCGCAGGTGAACGAGGAGTAA
- a CDS encoding mevalonate kinase family protein — MMSCDFQTTACGKWILAGEHAVLRGHPALVFPLPAKTLSLTWHRTEAPLTLETHGAQADILREAALAVLEVLRAEGVLNEAAGTLCLEGNLPVGVGLGASAAISVVFARWLAHLGVVSTSAIPAFAKRLEDHFHGKSSGLDIAGVAAPGGRWFCAGESHALSETWSPAWYLSSCGEQGATAACIETVRQLWQRAPDVAQVIDARMHESVTLAADALADSGPEALPRLVKAIEQAAGCFSDWGLVTDALKTHMELLRAQGALAVKPTGSGKGGYVLSLWGCAPPADLALMAAF, encoded by the coding sequence GTGATGTCCTGTGATTTTCAGACTACGGCCTGTGGCAAGTGGATTCTCGCCGGTGAACATGCGGTGCTGCGCGGGCATCCGGCACTGGTGTTTCCGCTGCCCGCGAAAACGCTCTCCCTGACCTGGCATCGAACTGAGGCACCGCTTACGCTCGAAACCCATGGCGCACAGGCTGATATCCTGCGCGAGGCAGCCCTTGCTGTATTGGAGGTTCTTCGTGCAGAGGGCGTGTTAAACGAGGCAGCGGGTACGTTGTGCCTTGAGGGCAATTTGCCGGTGGGTGTCGGTCTCGGCGCCTCTGCAGCCATTTCAGTGGTCTTTGCCCGCTGGCTTGCGCATCTGGGCGTGGTTTCAACAAGCGCCATTCCTGCTTTCGCCAAACGCCTTGAAGACCATTTCCATGGTAAAAGCAGCGGGCTTGATATTGCGGGAGTAGCAGCGCCTGGCGGCAGGTGGTTTTGCGCGGGCGAAAGTCACGCACTTTCAGAGACCTGGTCACCCGCCTGGTACCTCTCATCCTGTGGTGAGCAGGGGGCTACCGCGGCGTGCATCGAGACGGTTCGGCAATTGTGGCAACGGGCACCCGATGTGGCTCAAGTCATAGATGCACGCATGCATGAGAGCGTCACACTTGCGGCAGACGCTCTTGCTGATTCAGGTCCAGAGGCACTGCCACGACTGGTAAAGGCTATAGAACAGGCCGCCGGCTGTTTCAGTGACTGGGGACTGGTGACGGACGCGTTGAAAACGCACATGGAACTGCTGCGCGCTCAGGGGGCACTTGCCGTAAAACCTACGGGGTCTGGAAAAGGAGGCTATGTGCTCAGTCTCTGGGGATGCGCGCCACCAGCGGATTTAGCACTGATGGCGGCTTTTTAA
- a CDS encoding ABC transporter ATP-binding protein produces MSTPVIEIKDLKNCLGGQWVHTGVDLTVEKGEILAIIGGSGSGKTTILRSLLMLLKPTSGTIRLFGEDISTLSTAAENRLRRRWGMMFQHSALFSGMSVLENIMFPMREFTELDEAFMKRLGMLKISLVGLPPEAAAKFPAELSGGMQRRAAAARAIAMDPELLFLDEPTTGLDPHSARRFDELVRFLRDALNLTIVMISHDMESLRGVADRIAFVGDGRIIETAPLEKLRKNPHPLIADYFSNF; encoded by the coding sequence ATGAGCACTCCGGTCATTGAAATCAAGGATCTTAAAAACTGCCTGGGTGGACAGTGGGTGCATACAGGCGTGGATTTAACTGTCGAAAAAGGGGAAATCCTTGCCATCATTGGTGGAAGCGGCAGCGGCAAAACCACCATTCTGCGCAGCCTCCTGATGCTGTTAAAGCCCACTTCCGGCACCATTCGGCTGTTTGGGGAAGACATCTCCACACTCTCAACAGCAGCTGAAAACCGCCTGCGGCGGCGCTGGGGAATGATGTTTCAGCACAGTGCATTATTTTCCGGGATGAGCGTTCTCGAGAATATCATGTTTCCCATGCGCGAGTTTACCGAACTGGATGAAGCGTTCATGAAGCGCCTTGGCATGTTAAAAATCTCTCTGGTGGGGCTGCCGCCTGAGGCGGCGGCAAAATTTCCAGCGGAGCTCAGCGGAGGGATGCAGCGGCGTGCCGCAGCTGCACGCGCCATCGCCATGGACCCGGAACTTCTGTTTCTCGATGAGCCAACAACTGGCCTTGACCCGCACAGCGCCCGCCGATTTGATGAGCTGGTGCGCTTCCTGCGCGATGCGCTTAACCTGACCATTGTCATGATAAGCCATGACATGGAGTCACTGCGAGGCGTGGCTGACCGAATCGCGTTTGTGGGCGATGGCCGTATCATTGAAACAGCGCCGCTTGAAAAATTGCGAAAAAATCCACATCCACTGATTGCTGATTACTTCAGTAACTTTTAA
- the crcB gene encoding fluoride efflux transporter CrcB — MVNGLVWIALGGSLGALARFGTVSIASRFTGSEYPFGTLTVNGLGSFLVGFIMVFVMERFSSVEAIRLFAVVGFLGAYTTFSSFAWETLMLHQQGETTAAVLNVVLNVTIALGAVIAGVLCARVLGGAA; from the coding sequence GTGGTAAACGGGCTCGTATGGATAGCGCTCGGTGGTTCGCTGGGCGCGCTTGCGCGCTTTGGCACCGTGAGCATTGCGAGCCGCTTTACCGGGTCGGAATATCCCTTCGGCACACTAACGGTAAATGGGCTCGGTTCTTTTCTGGTCGGTTTTATCATGGTGTTTGTCATGGAGCGCTTTTCAAGTGTTGAGGCCATACGCCTGTTTGCCGTAGTCGGGTTTCTGGGAGCTTACACGACCTTTTCAAGCTTTGCCTGGGAAACATTAATGCTGCATCAGCAGGGAGAGACAACTGCTGCGGTGCTTAATGTGGTGCTGAATGTAACGATTGCGCTGGGCGCGGTTATCGCCGGAGTCCTTTGCGCGCGTGTATTGGGAGGGGCAGCATGA